CACGATCCATGGTGATAAGCTCCATGTCGTTCACTATAGCTGTAGCAGCTATTAGCATATCTGCATCTGGCATTACTTCCCCTCTCTGCTTAAGTCGATCATAGAGCTCACAGTACTTAAGTATGACCTCGTTACTTAATGGTAGTACCTCAAAGCTTTCTTCAAGTAGCTTCTTCACCCTATCCCTCTTCTCTGGTTTTACGCCTCTAAGCACTTCCATTAGAGTGATTACTGAGATATAGCCTGGTTCAAAGACCCCCATCCTTATATTTTCCACTAAGATGCTTGTATCTAAAAGCTTCATCTTAATTTAAACCTCTCTCTAAATTCCTCACTGGCCTTTACTATCTCGCTCAGCTCCTCCTCAGTTAACAATTCTTTAAGCCTTTCAAACCCCTCCTTCATCCTTGCATACTCAGCCCTCATGTAAAGCTCGAGGAGAAAGTCGCCCCAATCCTTTTTACCCTTCTTCCTGGCTAAGAGCTCTTTAACTTCTCTAGGGACAGATATAGTTACATACTTATTCAACTATATCACTATACAACTAAACAACCAAAGCGCTTAAAAGCTTTACAATCAAGCCTGTGAGGAGCCACGTCTCTAGACGACTTACGACTATATTCCTTCAAGCCAGCTCTTCTATCACTACGACAGTTAATGGATCCTACA
The sequence above is drawn from the Candidatus Nezhaarchaeota archaeon genome and encodes:
- a CDS encoding type II toxin-antitoxin system VapC family toxin, with product MKLLDTSILVENIRMGVFEPGYISVITLMEVLRGVKPEKRDRVKKLLEESFEVLPLSNEVILKYCELYDRLKQRGEVMPDADMLIAATAIVNDMELITMDRDFERVIEMGLRLEIRRR
- a CDS encoding antitoxin VapB family protein; this encodes MNKYVTISVPREVKELLARKKGKKDWGDFLLELYMRAEYARMKEGFERLKELLTEEELSEIVKASEEFRERFKLR